The following nucleotide sequence is from Schistocerca serialis cubense isolate TAMUIC-IGC-003099 chromosome 4, iqSchSeri2.2, whole genome shotgun sequence.
ATTGacgagcctagaactgctcggccacaccggccggcgataacaTGATGTCGGTTTTCATACTTGAGTAAGGTAATTTCCTCATTTATAGGTCGATTTTCCTCGAAAGATTCTAATCTCGCTTTATATTAATAGAAGTTCATTTCAAGTAAGATTTTATGCTCTAAGGTAATTGAAATATGATACTGAACTCTTAATTTGGAATGTCTAGCCCAGATAAGAAAGAATATGAATATAAACGTCACCTAGTAGAAAAAACACTTGAAGAGTtgtaaaaaaagggaaaattaaagaaaaagacaaGCAAGCGTAGTGTATAACTCCTTGGTTAGATACGAATAAACATCGGATGCTTGGAGATTGTAAACGCAACTGCACATGAGACTCATAAGGGCCTCCATATTTTGTTACATGGACTGGCCTGTGAAATCATTCGATTTGTATGAGACTTCCTGAATAATGACGATTATTTTGCATACTAAAGTTCAGTGGCAAACTGATCATCGTACTGAAACTGTGAGGataggtcatgagtcgtgcttgtgttAACTCAGTCTACTggcggcgtcgtggttaagtggctACGGTGTTGGACTGTAAACCAAACGGGCCGTGCTCAACACTCCCTCGTACAACTCAATTTTTGGTTAACAATCTGTGTGGCAGCAAATGGGAGGATTCGCTAACACCACAGCTAAATATGCGTGGAGTTTGATAGTAGACCCCCCGACAAATCATTATAACGTACACATAGATTGGTTGTCTATCACCATAGTATAGATCTGATCTTTATACATATACTTAATTTTgtcggcacggtacctcagcgtgttcggtcagagggctgctcaccCTCTGTTATAAATAATAGAGTAAAGGAATCGAAGATCAATttcaacggatgtcttgtgatgtccgcccataccaaacgcaacgaacaataccgaacaaaatgaaacaaaacgtcgatagagtacttgcccgtgaaaagcaaagttcctgagttcgagtctaggtctggcacacggttttaatctgccagtgaaTTTGATCATCATactactttcttttattttatttaagtgtTACGCCCTGTCATCGAGATGGTCATATTAATTAATAAAACTGCTGTTGGACCTagtactttcttttcttttattaaaGCTTTACACCCTGTCAACGAGATGGTGATATTAATTAATACAACTGCTGTTGGACAAGAACATGTGGCTACATGTTATTTGTGGGCTGTGTTAAACAGAAATTTCCCAAAGAACTATAGGAAAAATTCAGCTCGTTTCCAGTCAAAGCTTTGTAGTGAAATCACACTAATTGCAGTGACGTAATAGCAAACTAAAATTAGTCCTCTTACTTCCTCACCAGGACCTAATTGAGAGATTAGCAATTTCAATACATAGACGATGGTCCTTTCCTGTTGCAGGTGATCCTGATGTGCGCCGTGGCCGCCGCCCACGCCGGCTACCTGGGAGGctacgccgcccccgccatcgccgTGGCGCCCGCCGTGGCCGCCCCCGCAGTCGCCGTCGCCCACGCCCCCGTGGCCGTGGCGCCCGCCGCCTCCTCGTACGCCAACACGTACCGCGTGTCGCAGACCGCCCGCCTCCTGGCCGCCCCCGCCATCGCCGCCGCGCCcgtggcctacgccgcccccgccatcCACGCGCCTGTGGCCTACGCCGCCCCTGCTCTCGCTGCTCCCTTCCTCAAAGTGCACTGAGTGAGAAGGGGCTGTGTCAATGATATTCCACACATAATGAATCATCTTTATTtaataaagacatcacaaacagagTACATGCAATTTATGTTTCGTCATTCCTTCCTTCTATCACTGCGTTCCAATTCTACAATACAGTCATTCTAAATCGTAGTTAAGTCGTATTAAGTCACTGTTGATCATAACCTTATAAAAATCGAGGACCATACAGCAGAAACCAGCTACACAAAGACATTAATAGAGGTTTCATTCAGTATGGGCATTCTGGTCACCAAATACTGGAGAATAATTGCTGTATTACTTTCACGCCTAGTACACACCTGTCCCACTGCTGTTGATGGACCTCTGTGTTACGCCACTCCTGCTGCCAAAGCATCAATTTTCAAGATGGACTGAGAACAGGACCAGTCAGCAAAGAGCTAATGgtgtgaaatttatttatttgcatgcctTTTCTGCGCGGTTTCATCCGCTGATGAGTTCTATACAGGTACTGAACACACGTTCTCCTTCCCTTCTctgtgtccacctcatcctcccacctctaccTGTCAATCTCTTTCTTCACACCCTCTCTGTTtcttcatctccttctctccctctctttgtccattttctccgCTCTCTTTCATACAGATGTACACATATACATTCTGCTTTATACATAgaacctattaaggagactgccttgGATTATAAGACCTAAGTTTCAGATTACGTTTGATCCATAAAACTAGTATGAGCTGTGGGCGAAAGAATAATATACGCTAATATTGGCATAGCAAGATGGATGTTTGACTAACAGAACTCAGTACGTTATATTGGATGGCGAATGTGCCCCAGAAAAGAATGAAACATCAGGTGTCCCCCAAGGCAGTGTAATCTACATCATGTACCTCAATCTAACAGTTTGTgtgggagggtacttctggtatgttgtatgttaaccggggacctagaaacgacggagaggctccgtccccgctgcagccgcagtggtccacaaccccacgactatcgcagtccacttcacctctctgccgccccacaccgaacacagggttattgtgcggttcgacccccagtggaccccccccccccacccccctccagggaacgtctcataccagacgagtgtaactcatatgtttgcgtggtagagtaatggtggtgtacgcgtaagtggagaaattttttgcgcagcaatcgccgacatagtgtaagtgaggcgAAATAACGGGACTCCTAGTATCACTAATAGATTCCCCCTTCCGcattccattcacgaatggtacgtgggaagaatgagtgttgGTAAGCCTTTGTATTAGCTGTGATTTCTCGTTCTTTTTCGTCTTGGTCTTTTGGATAGATGTATGTGGAAGGAACTTATATGTTTTCCGACTCTTCCCAAAAAGTGCTGTCTCGATATTTCAATTGTAATGCACAAGGCCTGTTTTGCAAAGTGTGCCACTAGAACGTGTTtagcatttctgtaacgctctcgtgccgactaaaccgATCCGCTGACGAAACGTGGCGCCCCTCGTTTTATCTTCTACACCTCTCGAAACAATGCTATTTTGTAAGCATCCCAAactgatgaataatactcaagaatttaTCGAACTTTCTTCGTGGATAATTACATTTCGTTAAGGCTCATCCTCAGCCTGGCATGTGCttttgttactgtttgttttatggGAGCATTCCACTTAAAGTCGTTCTGGATAATCACTCCTAGAAATTTTACTGTAGATATTGTTTACATCAATTTTTCATCAATACTGTAGccgtacagtattggatttctttccTAAAGTGTTGACAATATACTACATTTTTTTACGTTCAGGGTCATCTGTCAGCGCCTAAGCATTCGTCAGTGCTCTGCAGGTCACTGTGCAattcgatactgtcttctggcattgctactttctgACAGACAACTCATCTGCGAACAATCCTAAAGAACTTGcggcgctttctactagatcatttgtataaTTGTGAACATCTGTCCTATGACGCTTGCTGAAAACGAGTATGACCTGCACTTTTCTCCAGTCGCCAAGTACCTGTCGTTGCTCCAAAGACCTACGAAAAACTGCTGCTAGAATAATAAGACTTTTAATGTTCTCAATATGCTTAAACAATTTAACAGAAAGGTTCAGCAACAATATAAGACTGTAGGTTGACGATGTTGTTCTCTACAGGAAACTTATGCCGTTACATGACTGAAAGGAAATGGAAGACTTGGACGAAGTTTTCGTTTGGCTAATGAATGGTGGCTCTCTGTGAAGGTGGACAGAGGCGATATGAAATGAATAGATCTTTCACTTctagggaagacaaatggaatatgtAGATTTGTTGGAAGGTTCTGGGGAAATGTAATGCATTTGTAGGGCGAATCGAATGGAAAACGTGTGACGAATTGCATAATATTGTCCCAGAGTTGCAGTCCTCATCAAATAGGCAAGACAACATACGCCGAACAGATCTATTGTCTTGTTGTATAAAACGTCGTTTCTCCTTCGCCCAATACATGACAGAGTAAGGAAGatggaagattagaatttaacgtcaTCTCGataagaggtcattagagacggagcacaagcccgggTGGTTTTATGTATGAGAAACGAAATTGTTCGTGTTCTTTCAgaaggaccaaaaaaaaaaaaaatggttcaaatggctctgagcactatgggactaaacttctgaggtcattagtcccctagaacttagaactagttaaacctaactaacctaaggacatgacacacatccatgcccgacgcaggattcgaaccagcgaccgtagcggtcacgcggttccagactgcagcgcctagaaccgcacggccacttcggccggcgaaccatcccaacatttgctatAAGTAATTTGGGTAAATAATGAAAAACCTGAATTTGGGTGATCAGAACAGAATTTGAACGGCCGTCGTTCTGAATGAGAGTTCACAGTGTTAAGCTCTGCGCTACCTCGCTAGGTATCAAtggaaaataacagaaaaaatctATAATATTGGTATAAAGTTCCCTCCACCAGGCTCAACactgttgcttgcggagtatacaggATATTTTACGAACCCCATTACTGGCATCTACTTGTAGTGGGGACATCGTAGGTAAAATTTTGATGAGAAACCCATGTTCAGAAATTTACCGTCTGGATACAAAATAACTTTGAGGATCCAATCGCTTTCAAATCtccgcttcacggtacgcacacaaaATGAGAGGAGGGCCCGTTCACATATCATTTTCGTCCTGCTAAACGTCTCAGATAATGTGGTACATTAGCGGTTATGAGTGCTGGCGGAAGGCTCCACAGACGCGCACTTGGGCTTGTGTACCGTGTGTATGAAAGCATGTGTCGCAGATACACCTTGCGCAACGAACATCGAGGCAGTCACATGGAGCAGTCCCTGTGAAACACTCCTAAGCTCTTCCCGGAAATGTCGCCTGTTCCAACGGCCAACTACATGCCACGAATTTACCAGGGAATCAAATTAAATGCATTTACCTAACCCTAGGCGTGGAAGCTGTAGTGTTAACATCCACTGCCTCGGGTGAAGAGCATGTAATTCGTATCACGCGTTCATCTGCCCTCCAGGTGCTCGCTCACACTTGGTGGTTGTTCCTCAGGAGATTACAAAACAGTCTCTTCTTGAACTCATTCCTGTTTCCAGCGGGTAATTTACCTTTTTTGTTACACAACAGCCTCCCTTCTCATCTCCTCCCTGCCTGAAGCCTCTGAGGAAGTCTTTCAGCAATTGCTCTACTGCTTGCGGTCCCTGCTGCAGCTCGCCGTTATGTGTCGTGTGAAAGCTCATTCGGTGTATCGATTTGTTGTTACGCCAGAGCATAGTGGTTCGTTAACGCAGATTGCATAAAAACAAGGGCTGTAAGAGAACATAGTTGCGTATCTGCGATCTGTTTGAATTAAATGAACCAACCATAAACTGAGGTACCATTATCAGCAACGGGAAATTTTTACAACGGTACATAATATTCTTCCAAATTAGCTGAGCTACAGTTATGTACAACGCATGAATAGGTAAACTTTCGACTAAAGTTATGTGTTGGCCATTAGATTGTTACAAATATGGTCCCGAAATGGGATAAGGAACAACAGTTGCAAAGAACGCAGGCAATTCAGTAATTAGTACTCGTTTCTAGTGGCTTTGAAACATCAGTGCTATAGACTGTTGATTTGTAGAAACGGTATCATTGTATTTGCAATCGAAGACGCCTCACTGTCGTTGTTATTGTCATTCGTATTAAGTATATGAATAAGAGTCTAGGGGACGATTGAAGCCCTCATAAGTATTTCTGTATACCGTTAAAATTTTGTTTGTGCTTCAGTGATTCTGTGGTAGATAGTTCATGTTCGGAACCTTATACATAGATGGGAAGCATACAAGTATTCATTCCGACTAACAAATTACTACATACTACGAGCTTCATAAAGAAATAAGAGTACACCTAAAGAATTACCAATAACTTTAGCCACACTCCATTCTATCGTAGGTTTCATAGGACCGTTTGTTTAAGAGTTAGGTAATTTAAATTTAAACGTGTTGAAGAGCTGTACatcaaaattttctacaaaaaagtaTAAATCATTTATAGTTAATGCCATTTGATACTTTGAAGCAAAAATACTGTAGTGTCAGACGATATTCGAAACTGTCATCGTAATTTGCAACAGTAATCtcctaaatttattatatttgacatGTCTTGTCACGATGGTGTGCTTATGgcatttttattaattctttaaccTATGTCCATAAAAATAAGTACTTCATACGCAACAAAGACTCATTCTTCTGTACTCCAGGCTACGGAAGAACTGACAATTTTTGGAATCGTAGCATATACTGTTCTCAGTATAATGCCTGCTATACAACTGCAATTTACGAGCTTTTGATGCAACTTTTACCCACGCAACTGGCAACTTTCATTCGTTATTACCGTCATGCTGCACGATCTACAAACCTCACAGCTATATACAACGTACTGTAATTCTCTTCGTATTTACGAATACATGTCATCGGATAGTTGCAGCTAATGATGTTTTCCAGTGGATAGTCACTGCCTTATTACATTTTGAGCGATCTGAAGATGGGTGTAG
It contains:
- the LOC126474565 gene encoding cuticle protein 12.5-like, which codes for MYKLVILMCAVAAAHAGYLGGYAAPAIAVAPAVAAPAVAVAHAPVAVAPAASSYANTYRVSQTARLLAAPAIAAAPVAYAAPAIHAPVAYAAPALAAPFLKVH